One region of Brachybacterium saurashtrense genomic DNA includes:
- a CDS encoding sodium-translocating pyrophosphatase has protein sequence MTPDPLTLSLASMSTLGVIVVIALIAIAMAFRFRSEVLRAQAGTPSMNAVAGAVQEGAAAYLRRQLRTLGLFAAIAFVLLLLLPAHGETGADGMLLRGARSVAFLVGAAFSGLIGYLGMWLAVRANVRVAAAARETGRDPAMLIAVRTGACVGMATIGFGLLGAGAVVLLFRGDAPLVLEGFGFGAAMVAMFMRVGGGIFTKAADVGADLVGKVEQNIPEDDPRNAATIADNVGDNVGDCAGMAADLFESYAVTLVAALILGRAAFGEAGMVFPLIVPAIGVVTALIGLYLTTPQKGVSALRTIRRSFLISALVSAVLCTVAAFVHLPRSFAALGVEDAGAAVDDPRIVAAGAVVIGIALGVLILYLTGYYTSTEDRPVRQVAGTSRTGAATVILSGFSLGLESAVFTALVIAGAVFGAFLLGGAGVTGLFAIALAGCGLLTTVGVIVAMDTFGPVTDNAQGIAEMSGDVDDEGAQVLTELDAVGNTTKAITKGIAIATAVLAATALFGSYTDAIRGVLGDRYQDFLAQSVVFAPQTLVGVIIGAAVVFLFSGLAVSAVGRAAGAVVFEVRRQFREIAGIMEGTAKPEYGRVVDIVTRDSLRELATPGLLAVAAPIAVGFGLGASALAGYLAGAIAAGVLMAILLANAGGAWDNAKKLVEDGHHGGKGSDAHEATVIGDTVGDPFKDTAGPSINPLIKVMNLVAVLIAPAVVGMSALSGEANPVRYLIAGAAVAVIAVAVTISIRRGVVLETDGDPADGQPAGAADRHPAGAADGHSAGAADGRPAVAGTTEHAGHEGRRPGDGSSDGA, from the coding sequence ATGACCCCGGATCCCCTCACCCTCTCCCTGGCCAGCATGAGCACCCTCGGCGTCATCGTGGTGATCGCCCTGATCGCGATCGCGATGGCGTTCCGGTTCCGCAGCGAGGTGCTGCGGGCCCAGGCCGGCACCCCGAGCATGAACGCCGTGGCCGGCGCCGTGCAGGAGGGTGCCGCCGCCTACCTGCGCCGGCAGCTGCGCACCCTGGGGCTGTTCGCCGCGATCGCCTTCGTGCTGCTCCTACTGCTCCCCGCCCACGGGGAGACCGGCGCCGACGGGATGCTGCTGCGCGGCGCCCGCTCCGTCGCGTTCCTGGTGGGCGCCGCGTTCTCCGGCCTGATCGGCTACCTGGGCATGTGGCTCGCGGTGCGGGCCAACGTGCGGGTGGCGGCCGCGGCGCGGGAGACGGGCCGCGACCCGGCGATGCTGATCGCGGTGCGCACCGGTGCCTGCGTGGGCATGGCGACGATCGGCTTCGGCCTGCTGGGCGCGGGCGCCGTGGTGCTGCTCTTCCGCGGCGATGCGCCGCTGGTCCTGGAGGGCTTCGGCTTCGGCGCCGCGATGGTGGCGATGTTCATGCGCGTGGGCGGCGGCATCTTCACCAAGGCGGCGGACGTCGGCGCGGACCTGGTGGGCAAGGTGGAGCAGAACATCCCCGAGGACGATCCCCGCAACGCGGCCACCATCGCGGACAACGTGGGCGACAACGTGGGCGACTGCGCGGGCATGGCCGCGGACCTGTTCGAGTCCTACGCGGTGACGCTGGTCGCCGCGCTGATCCTGGGCCGCGCCGCCTTCGGCGAGGCCGGGATGGTGTTCCCGCTGATCGTCCCCGCGATCGGCGTGGTGACCGCCCTCATCGGGCTCTACCTCACCACCCCGCAGAAGGGGGTGAGCGCGCTGCGCACCATCCGCCGCTCCTTCCTGATCTCGGCGCTGGTCTCCGCCGTGCTGTGCACGGTGGCCGCCTTCGTGCACCTGCCCCGCAGCTTCGCGGCCCTGGGCGTCGAGGACGCGGGCGCCGCGGTGGACGATCCGCGGATCGTCGCGGCCGGGGCCGTGGTGATCGGCATCGCGCTGGGCGTGCTGATCCTCTACCTCACCGGCTACTACACCAGCACCGAGGACCGGCCGGTGCGGCAGGTCGCGGGCACCTCGCGCACCGGCGCGGCCACCGTGATCCTCTCCGGCTTCTCGCTGGGACTGGAATCGGCCGTGTTCACGGCGCTGGTGATCGCCGGCGCCGTGTTCGGGGCGTTCCTGCTGGGCGGCGCGGGGGTCACCGGCCTGTTCGCGATCGCGCTGGCCGGCTGCGGGCTGCTCACCACGGTGGGGGTGATCGTGGCGATGGACACCTTCGGCCCGGTCACCGACAACGCCCAGGGCATCGCCGAGATGTCCGGGGACGTGGACGACGAGGGCGCCCAGGTGCTCACCGAGCTCGACGCCGTGGGCAACACCACCAAGGCCATCACCAAGGGCATCGCGATCGCGACCGCGGTGCTGGCCGCCACCGCGCTGTTCGGCTCCTACACCGATGCGATCCGCGGCGTGCTCGGGGACCGCTACCAGGACTTCCTCGCGCAGTCCGTGGTGTTCGCCCCGCAGACCCTGGTGGGCGTGATCATCGGCGCCGCGGTGGTGTTCCTCTTCTCCGGGCTCGCCGTGAGCGCGGTGGGTCGCGCCGCCGGCGCGGTGGTGTTCGAGGTGCGGCGGCAGTTCCGGGAGATCGCCGGGATCATGGAGGGCACCGCGAAGCCCGAGTACGGGCGGGTGGTGGACATCGTCACCCGCGACTCCCTGCGCGAGCTCGCCACCCCCGGGCTGCTCGCCGTCGCCGCCCCGATCGCGGTGGGCTTCGGCCTGGGCGCCTCGGCGCTGGCGGGCTACCTGGCCGGCGCCATCGCGGCCGGGGTGCTGATGGCGATCCTGCTCGCCAACGCGGGCGGCGCCTGGGACAACGCGAAGAAGCTGGTGGAGGACGGCCACCACGGCGGGAAGGGCTCCGACGCCCACGAGGCGACCGTGATCGGCGACACCGTGGGCGATCCGTTCAAGGACACGGCCGGCCCCTCCATCAACCCGCTGATCAAGGTGATGAACCTGGTGGCCGTGCTGATCGCGCCCGCCGTGGTGGGGATGAGCGCGCTCAGCGGCGAGGCGAACCCGGTGCGCTACCTCATCGCGGGGGCCGCGGTCGCCGTGATCGCCGTGGCGGTGACGATCTCGATCCGGCGCGGCGTGGTGCTGGAGACCGACGGGGACCCGGCCGACGGGCAGCCGGCCGGTGCTGCCGACAGGCACCCGGCCGGTGCTGCCGACGGGCACTCGGCAGGGGCGGCCGACGGGCGCCCGGCCGTCGCGGGCACCACGGAGCACGCGGGGCACGAGGGGCGGCGACCGGGCGATGGCAGCAGCGACGGCGCCTGA
- a CDS encoding dodecin, which yields MAGHVYSITEIVGTSPESTDDAVKNAIAEASKTLRNLDWFEVQSIRGHLEDGYVADWQVTLKIGFRHES from the coding sequence ATGGCAGGGCACGTGTACAGCATCACCGAGATCGTCGGCACCTCGCCGGAGAGCACCGACGACGCGGTGAAGAACGCCATCGCAGAGGCGTCGAAGACCCTGCGCAACCTCGACTGGTTCGAGGTGCAGTCGATCCGCGGGCACCTCGAGGACGGCTACGTCGCCGACTGGCAGGTGACGCTGAAGATCGGCTTCCGCCACGAGAGCTGA
- a CDS encoding TRAP transporter permease, which yields MSAGDREDAPHASSLEVDKKTQQEAEAHAEELLREHDTASRYRTDLGLWAWVVGGLSVALTLFHLYTGIFGSRPSLIQGAIHLGAASSVIFLLYPAGKRVERRGGRGGIPIWDVALSLLALFANFYIVVRYSHLTSNLVQIMGFETIDYVVATLGIVLTLEATRRCVGLPIVLIAVAAIGYATLIVGQSWQNYAVGTFFTSRAGIFGTPIQVSSTFIFLFLLFAVVLIRTNIGALFNDLAFRLTGRFTGGPAKAAVAASGLQGMISGSSVANTVASGSFTIPLMKRAGFRSHFAGATEATASTGGQLMPPIMGAAAFIMAEYTGVPYSEIILIAVIPAALYFMGAFLSVHFEAKRTRIKGIPRADLPSWKSILTRIDLLAPLVIIVYMMLSGFSPARAALWGVAVAFALSFLRKSTRLSFSGIVKTLEAGARTALPVIAACATAGIVAGTVTGTGLGSRLGNTIIDIAQGNFLLVLLMTMIVCLILGMGLPTTANYVVTATVAAPILVNNFDVPMIAAHMFVFFFGILADVTPPVCLAAYAGSGIAGSNPLKTGVTALRLAIAGFLIPFVFVLEPSLLFEGTIGELIPALTTVVLGMIAISAGLAGYLFGDTTRFERPALVIAGVLMVYPSIVVSVVGMVLAAAVIVVQLIRRGRHRDGSGKDAAPVTA from the coding sequence ATGAGCGCCGGGGACCGCGAGGACGCTCCGCACGCCTCATCGCTCGAGGTCGACAAGAAGACGCAGCAGGAGGCCGAGGCGCACGCCGAGGAGCTGCTGCGGGAGCACGACACCGCCAGTCGGTACCGCACCGATCTGGGGCTGTGGGCATGGGTGGTGGGCGGCCTGTCGGTCGCCCTCACCCTGTTCCACCTCTACACCGGGATCTTCGGGTCCCGCCCCTCCCTGATCCAGGGAGCGATCCACCTGGGCGCCGCCTCCTCGGTGATCTTCCTGCTCTACCCCGCGGGGAAGCGGGTGGAGCGCCGGGGAGGCCGCGGCGGGATCCCGATCTGGGACGTGGCGCTGTCGCTGCTGGCCCTGTTCGCGAACTTCTACATCGTGGTGCGCTACTCCCATCTGACCAGCAACCTGGTGCAGATCATGGGGTTCGAGACCATCGACTACGTGGTCGCGACGCTGGGCATCGTGCTCACCCTGGAGGCGACGCGCCGCTGCGTGGGCCTGCCGATCGTGCTGATCGCGGTGGCGGCGATCGGGTACGCGACGCTGATCGTGGGCCAGTCCTGGCAGAACTACGCGGTGGGCACCTTCTTCACCTCGCGCGCCGGCATCTTCGGCACGCCGATCCAGGTCTCCTCCACCTTCATCTTCCTGTTCCTGCTGTTCGCCGTGGTGCTGATCCGCACCAACATCGGTGCGCTGTTCAACGACCTCGCCTTCCGGCTCACCGGCCGGTTCACGGGCGGGCCCGCGAAGGCGGCGGTCGCGGCCTCGGGCCTGCAGGGGATGATCTCCGGCTCCTCGGTGGCGAACACGGTCGCCTCCGGCTCGTTCACGATCCCGCTGATGAAGCGGGCCGGGTTCCGCTCCCACTTCGCCGGTGCCACCGAGGCGACCGCCTCCACGGGCGGTCAGCTGATGCCGCCCATCATGGGCGCTGCGGCGTTCATCATGGCCGAGTACACCGGGGTGCCCTACAGCGAGATCATCCTCATCGCGGTGATCCCCGCGGCCCTGTACTTCATGGGGGCGTTCCTCTCGGTGCACTTCGAGGCCAAGCGCACCCGCATCAAGGGCATCCCCCGCGCGGACCTGCCCAGCTGGAAGAGCATCCTCACCCGCATCGATCTGCTGGCCCCGCTGGTGATCATCGTCTACATGATGCTCTCCGGCTTCTCGCCGGCCCGGGCGGCGCTGTGGGGCGTGGCGGTCGCGTTCGCGCTGAGCTTCCTGCGGAAGTCCACCCGGCTCTCGTTCAGCGGGATCGTCAAGACCCTCGAGGCCGGGGCCCGCACCGCGCTGCCCGTGATCGCGGCCTGCGCGACGGCCGGCATCGTGGCGGGCACGGTGACCGGCACCGGCCTGGGCAGCCGGCTGGGCAACACCATCATCGACATCGCGCAGGGCAACTTCCTGCTGGTGCTGCTGATGACGATGATCGTGTGCCTGATCCTGGGCATGGGCTTGCCCACCACGGCGAACTACGTGGTCACCGCCACCGTGGCGGCACCGATCCTGGTGAACAACTTCGACGTGCCGATGATCGCGGCGCACATGTTCGTGTTCTTCTTCGGGATCCTGGCGGACGTCACGCCACCGGTGTGCCTGGCCGCCTACGCGGGATCCGGCATCGCCGGCTCGAACCCGCTGAAGACGGGTGTGACCGCGCTGCGGCTCGCGATCGCAGGCTTCCTCATCCCCTTCGTGTTCGTGCTCGAGCCCTCGCTGCTGTTCGAGGGCACGATCGGGGAGCTCATCCCGGCGCTGACCACCGTGGTGCTGGGGATGATCGCGATCTCCGCCGGCCTGGCCGGGTATCTCTTCGGGGACACCACCCGGTTCGAGCGCCCCGCCCTCGTCATCGCGGGCGTGCTGATGGTGTACCCGTCGATCGTGGTCTCCGTCGTGGGCATGGTCCTGGCCGCCGCGGTGATCGTGGTGCAGCTGATCCGTCGCGGCCGGCACCGCGACGGCAGCGGGAAGGACGCCGCGCCCGTCACCGCCTGA
- a CDS encoding TAXI family TRAP transporter solute-binding subunit, whose translation MRIGRRTFATLGPVAALGLLAACSDGGSGGGGEGGEGDFVTDLTFGTGGTGGVYYPLGGEYAAIYEDNIDGVTVNYTDSGASVENIGKIFQGEWQLGISQSDTANSAVTGDGEFEGAQVDNIGWIAGLYPEAAHIVTLAGSGIESAADLKGKRIAVGDVGSGTRAVSDAILAAYDIGEGDYEAFEQDFSSSLDLLRDNNIDASVFVVGTPTGSLGDLAATNEVALVSLDQDKAEQVASESLFEVYTITPDAYDFLEEDVITLSVAAALIASTTQVSPELGYEITKATFEHSGDITLPQGGLISHDFALTGQGEVPLHPGAQQYYEEEGLL comes from the coding sequence ATGAGAATCGGACGACGCACATTCGCGACCCTGGGCCCCGTGGCGGCCCTCGGGCTGCTCGCCGCCTGCAGCGACGGCGGCAGCGGCGGCGGCGGGGAGGGCGGCGAGGGCGACTTCGTCACCGACCTGACCTTCGGCACCGGCGGCACCGGCGGTGTCTACTACCCGCTCGGCGGCGAGTACGCGGCCATCTACGAGGACAACATCGACGGCGTCACCGTCAACTACACCGACTCCGGTGCCTCGGTGGAGAACATCGGCAAGATCTTCCAGGGCGAGTGGCAGCTGGGCATCTCGCAGTCGGACACCGCCAACTCCGCCGTGACCGGCGACGGCGAGTTCGAGGGCGCCCAGGTGGACAACATCGGCTGGATCGCGGGTCTGTACCCGGAGGCCGCCCACATCGTCACCCTCGCGGGCAGCGGCATCGAGTCCGCCGCGGACCTCAAGGGCAAGCGGATCGCCGTGGGCGACGTGGGCTCCGGCACCCGTGCGGTCTCGGACGCGATCCTCGCCGCGTACGACATCGGCGAGGGCGACTACGAGGCCTTCGAGCAGGACTTCTCCAGCTCGCTGGACCTGCTGCGCGACAACAACATCGACGCCTCGGTGTTCGTGGTCGGCACCCCCACCGGCTCCCTCGGCGACCTCGCCGCGACCAACGAGGTCGCCCTGGTCTCGCTCGACCAGGACAAGGCCGAGCAGGTCGCCTCCGAGAGCCTCTTCGAGGTGTACACGATCACGCCCGACGCGTACGACTTCCTCGAGGAGGACGTCATCACGCTGTCCGTCGCGGCGGCGCTGATCGCCTCCACCACCCAGGTGAGCCCCGAGCTCGGCTACGAGATCACCAAGGCCACCTTCGAGCACTCCGGGGACATCACCCTGCCGCAGGGCGGGCTGATCAGCCACGACTTCGCGCTCACCGGGCAGGGCGAGGTGCCGCTGCACCCGGGCGCGCAGCAGTACTACGAGGAAGAGGGGCTTCTCTGA
- a CDS encoding 4a-hydroxytetrahydrobiopterin dehydratase has translation MAASTKILSPDEITQAAPAGWRMEDGLLTARFATGDFATGLELVARLGASAESANHHPDVTLTYPTVTVTLTSHDVGGVTGRDIALAQQASEHAAALGVDVAAD, from the coding sequence ATGGCCGCATCGACGAAGATCCTCAGCCCCGACGAGATCACCCAGGCCGCTCCCGCCGGGTGGCGGATGGAGGACGGCCTGCTCACCGCCCGCTTCGCCACCGGGGACTTCGCCACCGGGCTGGAGCTGGTGGCGCGCCTCGGCGCCTCTGCGGAGTCGGCGAACCACCACCCGGACGTCACCCTCACCTATCCCACGGTCACCGTGACCCTCACCAGCCACGACGTCGGCGGGGTGACCGGGCGGGACATCGCTCTCGCGCAGCAGGCGAGCGAGCACGCCGCCGCCCTCGGCGTGGACGTCGCCGCGGACTGA
- the arfB gene encoding alternative ribosome rescue aminoacyl-tRNA hydrolase ArfB, with protein sequence MDDLHVPPGPGAPRGLRIPAGELAEQFSHASGPGGQGVNTADSRVQLSLDLATTTALDPRQRARVLAALAPRLAGTVLTVAAAQHRAQRRNRREARERLAALLREAVAPEPVRRTTRPTAGSRRRRLEAKRQRADLKRTRRRPGTE encoded by the coding sequence ATGGATGACCTGCACGTACCTCCGGGACCCGGCGCACCCCGCGGCCTGCGGATCCCCGCCGGCGAGCTCGCCGAGCAGTTCTCCCACGCCTCCGGCCCCGGCGGCCAGGGGGTCAACACGGCGGACTCGCGGGTGCAGCTGAGCCTGGACCTCGCCACCACCACCGCGCTCGACCCCCGACAGCGCGCGCGGGTCCTCGCCGCCCTCGCGCCCCGCCTCGCCGGCACCGTCCTCACCGTCGCCGCGGCGCAGCACCGCGCCCAGCGCCGCAACCGGCGCGAGGCCCGGGAGCGCCTCGCCGCGCTGCTGCGCGAGGCCGTCGCCCCGGAGCCCGTGCGTCGCACCACGCGGCCCACCGCGGGCTCGCGGCGTCGGCGGCTGGAGGCCAAGCGGCAGCGCGCGGACCTCAAGCGCACGCGACGGCGCCCCGGCACGGAGTGA
- a CDS encoding 1-acyl-sn-glycerol-3-phosphate acyltransferase: protein MIRQLLARLFWALGPWRLVAPRAVQTPTVIIGAPHTSNWDFVLMLAIAWRLRIRLRWLGKHTLFTSWKGPLMRALGGIPVDRSSPGTVVAEVVARVRAEEAFALVITPDGTRSNRGHWKSGFHRIARETGLPVTLGFVDRTTMTTGLGPSLEMTGDVRADMDRIRAFYADKAGYCPARRSEPRLREEGEGTPEACP, encoded by the coding sequence ATGATCCGCCAGCTCCTCGCCCGCCTGTTCTGGGCCCTCGGCCCCTGGCGCCTCGTCGCGCCGCGGGCGGTGCAGACCCCCACCGTGATCATCGGCGCCCCGCACACCTCGAACTGGGACTTCGTGCTGATGCTCGCGATCGCCTGGCGGCTGCGGATCCGGCTGCGCTGGCTGGGCAAGCACACCCTGTTCACCTCGTGGAAGGGACCGCTCATGCGGGCCCTGGGCGGGATTCCCGTGGATCGCTCCTCCCCCGGCACGGTGGTGGCGGAGGTGGTGGCGAGGGTGCGCGCCGAGGAGGCGTTCGCCCTCGTGATCACCCCCGACGGCACCCGCAGCAACCGCGGTCACTGGAAGTCTGGCTTCCACCGCATCGCCCGCGAGACCGGCCTGCCGGTGACCCTCGGCTTCGTGGACCGCACCACCATGACCACCGGGCTGGGCCCGAGCCTGGAGATGACCGGCGACGTCCGCGCCGACATGGACCGCATCCGCGCCTTCTATGCGGACAAGGCGGGCTACTGCCCCGCACGGCGCAGCGAACCGCGGCTGCGGGAGGAGGGCGAGGGCACCCCGGAGGCGTGTCCCTGA
- a CDS encoding DUF3152 domain-containing protein: MSLTGRARTVLYGDDVPHPTPSRPALRLTRRGRLVRSVLVLVLAVLLLLAMVALVRAVRGGPDAAAAPADATAAGPEGDDGSAGDAPDADEAASPSPTPETEGEVDGAAADGEIERSGTVGEGTWTVAAPVDAPTGEAGADADGEDGSDGQEERPSARTYAVRVEDGIGIDADEAATEIAAVLADERGWQDREDVVFQQVASPEEAEFTISLASPPTVDEMCLPARTGGLWSCRIGPDVALNSDRWLLATPTYEDLAEYRAYMVNHEVGHFLGFGHADCGGEGRRAPVMLQQSIDLQGCVPNAWPATEEA; this comes from the coding sequence GTGTCCCTGACCGGTCGCGCCCGCACCGTCCTCTACGGTGACGATGTGCCGCACCCCACACCGTCCCGACCTGCGCTCCGGCTCACCCGACGGGGGCGGCTGGTGCGCTCCGTGCTGGTGCTGGTGCTCGCGGTGCTGCTGCTCCTCGCGATGGTCGCACTCGTGCGCGCGGTGCGCGGAGGGCCCGACGCCGCCGCGGCTCCCGCTGATGCGACCGCCGCCGGCCCCGAGGGGGACGACGGGAGCGCGGGCGACGCACCGGACGCCGACGAGGCCGCGAGCCCCTCCCCCACCCCGGAGACCGAGGGCGAGGTGGACGGCGCCGCGGCCGACGGGGAGATCGAGCGCTCCGGCACCGTGGGCGAGGGCACCTGGACCGTGGCCGCCCCCGTCGACGCCCCCACCGGCGAGGCCGGCGCGGACGCGGACGGCGAGGACGGATCCGACGGCCAGGAGGAGCGGCCCTCCGCGCGCACCTATGCCGTGCGCGTCGAGGACGGGATCGGGATCGACGCCGACGAGGCCGCGACCGAGATCGCCGCGGTGCTCGCCGACGAGCGCGGCTGGCAGGACCGCGAGGACGTCGTGTTCCAGCAGGTCGCGAGCCCGGAGGAGGCGGAGTTCACGATCTCGCTGGCCTCCCCGCCCACGGTGGACGAGATGTGCCTGCCGGCACGCACCGGCGGACTGTGGAGCTGCCGCATCGGCCCGGACGTGGCACTGAACTCGGACCGCTGGCTGCTGGCCACCCCCACCTACGAGGACCTCGCCGAGTACCGGGCGTACATGGTCAACCACGAGGTGGGGCACTTCCTCGGGTTCGGCCACGCCGACTGCGGCGGCGAGGGCCGGCGCGCCCCGGTGATGCTGCAGCAGTCGATCGACCTGCAGGGCTGCGTGCCGAACGCCTGGCCCGCCACCGAGGAGGCGTGA
- a CDS encoding ABC transporter permease, giving the protein MTETTSPRARAAESTTAAIAPIRVTPWSSFRAMMRWSLASIGAMLPLIVVIQAMLAAGIVIGFGFLIPDIGPDTALFLATGAPTILLLTIGLVIVPQGVSRARASGALDYQRALPVARPLFLLVDLVVWSLVALPGVAIGLLVAWLRYDLSFSFDWPVLILASLLTATMATAVGYAIAVSLPAMMAQLVSQVLVFFVLLFSPITFPVEQLPGWFRGLHSVLPVQSAADLLRAGVASEVFAADGRDLLVLTLWTALGLAVTLRALVRRR; this is encoded by the coding sequence ATGACTGAGACCACCTCCCCGCGCGCACGCGCCGCCGAGTCGACGACGGCCGCCATCGCCCCCATCCGGGTCACTCCGTGGAGCAGCTTCCGCGCCATGATGCGGTGGTCGCTCGCCTCGATCGGCGCGATGCTGCCGCTCATCGTCGTCATCCAGGCGATGCTCGCCGCCGGGATCGTGATCGGATTCGGCTTCCTCATCCCCGACATCGGGCCGGATACCGCCCTCTTCCTCGCCACCGGCGCACCGACGATCCTGCTGCTGACCATCGGCCTGGTCATCGTTCCCCAGGGCGTGTCCCGCGCACGGGCCTCGGGCGCGCTGGACTACCAGCGCGCGCTGCCGGTGGCGCGCCCTCTCTTCCTGCTGGTCGACCTGGTGGTGTGGTCGCTGGTCGCGCTGCCCGGGGTCGCGATCGGGCTTCTGGTCGCCTGGCTGCGGTACGACCTGAGCTTCTCCTTCGACTGGCCGGTGCTGATCCTGGCCTCGCTGCTGACGGCCACGATGGCCACGGCGGTCGGCTATGCGATCGCGGTGAGCCTCCCGGCGATGATGGCGCAGCTCGTCTCGCAGGTGCTGGTCTTCTTCGTCCTGCTGTTCTCGCCGATCACGTTCCCGGTGGAGCAGCTGCCCGGATGGTTCCGCGGCCTGCACTCCGTGCTGCCTGTGCAGTCCGCCGCGGACCTCCTCCGTGCCGGGGTGGCCTCCGAGGTCTTCGCGGCGGACGGTCGTGACCTCCTCGTCCTCACGCTGTGGACGGCGCTCGGGCTGGCGGTGACGCTGCGCGCCCTGGTGCGCCGGAGGTGA
- a CDS encoding ABC transporter ATP-binding protein, with protein sequence MDADVLQITGLTRRYGRVIANDDISLRVRAGEVVGLLGHNGAGKTTLVSQVVGLLRPGGGRIRVGGADAVRDPAAARRHVALQPQAQAPIDGLTPRAAIEIAGRLRGMTVRDARRAAIDLAEELDIGPWLDRRALPEGGGLSGGIRRLTAFAMAVAAPTALLILDEPTNDIDASRRRLLWDAVRRRGDRGSGVLLVTHNVAEAERVVDELVVLDRGCLVAEGSPASLRGTQDTDLRLELRLSSDAEDPSAADPHLPARRRVRAGRRTLLTVAAHDAAEAVAWAAARRAEGRVESYSLAPVTLEDAYLALTARSASGTDAEPTPSPTRQEADDD encoded by the coding sequence ATGGACGCGGACGTCCTGCAGATCACCGGGCTCACCCGCCGCTACGGTCGGGTCATCGCCAATGACGACATCTCGCTGCGCGTCCGCGCAGGAGAGGTGGTGGGCCTGCTGGGCCACAACGGCGCCGGCAAGACCACGCTGGTCTCCCAGGTCGTGGGGCTGCTCCGCCCCGGGGGAGGCCGGATCCGGGTGGGCGGTGCGGACGCCGTGCGGGACCCGGCGGCAGCGCGGCGGCACGTCGCCCTCCAGCCCCAGGCGCAGGCGCCGATCGACGGACTCACCCCCCGCGCGGCCATCGAGATCGCCGGCCGCCTGCGCGGGATGACGGTGCGGGATGCCCGACGAGCGGCGATCGACCTGGCCGAGGAGCTGGACATCGGGCCATGGCTGGACCGGCGTGCCCTGCCGGAGGGCGGCGGACTCTCCGGAGGGATCCGTCGCCTGACGGCCTTCGCCATGGCCGTGGCGGCGCCCACCGCCCTGCTGATCCTCGACGAGCCCACCAACGACATCGACGCCTCGCGGCGCCGCCTGCTCTGGGACGCCGTGCGCCGTCGCGGCGATCGTGGCAGCGGCGTCCTGCTGGTGACCCACAACGTCGCCGAGGCCGAACGGGTCGTCGACGAACTGGTCGTGCTCGACCGGGGCTGCCTGGTCGCCGAGGGGTCGCCCGCGAGCCTGCGCGGGACCCAGGACACGGATCTGCGTCTGGAGCTGCGGCTGTCCTCGGACGCGGAGGACCCGTCCGCGGCGGATCCGCATCTGCCGGCCCGGCGCCGGGTGCGCGCCGGCCGGCGCACGCTGCTCACCGTCGCGGCGCACGACGCGGCGGAGGCCGTGGCCTGGGCCGCCGCGCGCCGCGCCGAGGGCAGGGTGGAGAGCTACTCCCTCGCGCCGGTGACCCTCGAGGACGCCTATCTCGCCCTCACCGCACGCTCCGCGTCCGGAACGGACGCGGAGCCCACCCCCAGCCCGACCCGCCAGGAGGCCGACGATGACTGA
- a CDS encoding TetR/AcrR family transcriptional regulator, translating to MTELPDPLSRRDSQRRTRTALVAAARQVFSEDGYHAAGLARIARVAGYSKGAVYSNFDGKSALFLAVLDENLELADADPHHDPFDRVAEPDSTGRSIAEGEGYPQHATQGFALATLEFIASAARDETLAPQLHKRMRRLLDRYETVARDSRADHETLTTAQVGSLLAALDQGTGLLLLAGDVLPDRAIFTAGVRRLLDPARAADEDGRAEDHRAR from the coding sequence ATGACGGAGCTCCCCGACCCCCTCTCGCGTCGAGACAGCCAACGGCGCACGCGCACCGCACTCGTGGCCGCAGCCCGTCAGGTGTTCTCCGAGGACGGCTACCACGCGGCGGGCCTGGCACGGATCGCCCGGGTGGCCGGCTACTCGAAGGGCGCCGTCTACTCGAACTTCGACGGCAAGTCCGCCCTGTTCCTGGCGGTCTTGGACGAGAACCTGGAGCTCGCGGACGCGGACCCCCACCACGATCCCTTCGACCGGGTCGCGGAGCCGGACTCCACCGGCCGGAGCATCGCCGAGGGCGAGGGCTACCCGCAGCACGCGACGCAGGGCTTCGCCCTGGCGACGCTGGAGTTCATCGCGAGCGCCGCCCGGGACGAGACGCTCGCCCCCCAGCTGCACAAGCGCATGCGCCGGCTGCTGGATCGCTACGAGACGGTCGCCCGCGACTCCCGCGCCGACCACGAGACCCTCACCACCGCCCAGGTGGGCTCGCTCCTGGCGGCGCTGGATCAGGGCACCGGTCTGCTCCTGCTCGCCGGGGACGTGCTCCCGGACCGTGCCATCTTCACCGCCGGGGTGCGCCGGCTCCTCGATCCGGCACGCGCCGCGGACGAGGACGGGCGGGCCGAGGACCACCGCGCTCGATGA